The following are from one region of the Paraglaciecola sp. L1A13 genome:
- a CDS encoding F0F1 ATP synthase subunit epsilon produces the protein MNIKILLPNMVFAQLTQVISLVAETPQGSFGILPQRLDCVTPLVPGILTYQTSLQDSHYIAVDQGILVKTADQVIVSVRRAIRGSSLEELQQAVKQEFLKLDQEQQALRSVLAKLETGFLKQFSALSRQ, from the coding sequence ATGAACATTAAAATTCTGCTACCCAATATGGTTTTTGCTCAACTAACTCAGGTCATCAGCTTAGTAGCGGAAACGCCTCAAGGCAGTTTTGGCATTCTTCCTCAACGACTAGACTGTGTTACGCCCCTTGTGCCGGGTATTTTGACTTACCAAACATCCTTGCAAGACAGCCATTATATTGCCGTTGATCAAGGCATACTCGTAAAAACAGCAGACCAAGTCATTGTGTCTGTGCGTCGAGCTATCCGCGGCAGCTCTCTAGAAGAGCTACAACAGGCTGTTAAACAAGAATTTTTAAAGTTAGACCAAGAACAACAAGCGTTACGCAGTGTACTCGCTAAGTTAGAGACGGGTTTTTTAAAACAATTTTCAGCCTTGTCGAGACAATAG